From the Mesorhizobium koreense genome, the window GCGATGAGGTGGAGGTTGTCATAAGTGGTCCTTTACGAGACTGGTTGGTCTCGCTATATGCTGTTACGAGACTAATTAGTCTCGTTTAATATAGGAGACCTCAATGTCAACCGATCTTGTATCCCTCGGCCACCTCTTCGCCGAAATCGTGTCCGGTCACGACGTATCGCGCTTCGATGAGATCGTCGCACCCGACTATGTGAACCACAATGCCTTTGCAGAACCCGGGCGAGACGGCGTCAAGACGGCCTTCGGCACGATCATCGCAGGCGTACCGGACCTGAAGGTATACGCCGAAGACGTCTTCGTCTCAGCGGATGGCTCACGTCTGGTGGGCCGCTACCGCTACGAGGGGACGCACACGGGCGACTTCCTTGGCTATCCCGCGACAGGCAATGCCTTCGCCATGCGTTCGATCGATATCTGGCGTGTGGAGGATGGACGCTTCATCGAGCATTGGGA encodes:
- a CDS encoding ester cyclase, encoding MSTDLVSLGHLFAEIVSGHDVSRFDEIVAPDYVNHNAFAEPGRDGVKTAFGTIIAGVPDLKVYAEDVFVSADGSRLVGRYRYEGTHTGDFLGYPATGNAFAMRSIDIWRVEDGRFIEHWDELNTLDIFTQIGALTPLGQPGTHGGPRQSAA